In the genome of Streptomyces pactum, one region contains:
- a CDS encoding protein meaA gives MTEREKDRPWLMRTYAGHSTAQASNELYRRNLAKGQTGLSVAFDLPTQTGYDPDHVLARGEVGRVGVPVAHLGDMRRLFQDIPLERMNTSMTINATALWLLALYQVVAEEQGADISRLQGTTQNDIVKEYLSRGTYVFPPGPSLRLTTDMISHTVAHLPKWNPINICSYHLQEAGATPVQEIAYAMSTAIAVLDAVRSSGQVPPERFGDVVGRISFFVNAGVRFVEEMCKMRAFGRVWDTITRERYGITDPRKRRFRYGVQVNSLGLTEAQPENNVQRIVLEMLAVTLSKDARARAVQLPAWNEALGLPRPWDQQWSLRIQQVLAHESDLLEYDDIFAGSHVVEAKVESLVADSLAEIDRIQQMGGAMAAVESGYLKSELVASHARRRARIEAGEEKIVGVNCFESTEPSPLTADLDTAIQTVDPENEARVVAALHRWRDERDEHRAQAALAALKKAAAGEENLFAATLECARAGVTTGEWTWALRDVFGEYRAPTGVSGAPVAVTAEAGTPLAAVRAKVERTAAELGTGRLRLLVGKPGLDGHSNGAEQIAVRARDAGFEVVYQGIRLTPEQIVAAAVAEDVHCVGLSILSGSHAALVPDVLDRLRRAGAGDIPVIAGGIIPAADAAALREAGVAAVFTPKDFGITEIIGRIVDQIRTANKLDPLEVPA, from the coding sequence ATGACGGAGCGTGAGAAGGACCGTCCGTGGCTGATGCGGACGTACGCCGGGCACTCCACCGCCCAGGCCTCCAACGAGCTGTACCGGCGCAACCTCGCCAAGGGCCAGACCGGCCTGTCGGTGGCGTTCGACCTCCCGACGCAGACCGGCTACGACCCCGACCACGTGCTCGCCCGCGGCGAGGTGGGCCGGGTCGGGGTCCCGGTGGCCCACCTCGGTGACATGCGCCGGCTGTTCCAGGACATCCCCCTGGAGCGGATGAACACCTCGATGACCATCAACGCGACCGCCCTGTGGCTGCTCGCGCTCTACCAGGTGGTCGCCGAGGAACAGGGCGCCGACATCTCCCGGCTCCAGGGCACCACCCAGAACGACATCGTCAAGGAGTACCTGTCGCGCGGGACGTACGTCTTCCCGCCCGGCCCCTCGCTCCGGCTGACCACCGACATGATCAGCCACACGGTGGCGCACCTGCCGAAGTGGAACCCGATCAACATCTGCAGCTACCACCTGCAGGAGGCCGGGGCCACCCCGGTGCAGGAGATCGCCTACGCGATGTCCACCGCCATCGCGGTGCTGGACGCGGTGCGGTCCTCCGGCCAGGTGCCGCCGGAGCGGTTCGGCGACGTCGTCGGCCGGATCTCCTTCTTCGTCAACGCCGGGGTCCGGTTCGTCGAGGAGATGTGCAAGATGCGCGCCTTCGGCCGTGTCTGGGACACGATCACCCGGGAGCGGTACGGCATCACCGACCCCCGGAAGCGGCGCTTCCGCTACGGCGTCCAGGTCAACTCGCTGGGGCTGACCGAGGCGCAGCCGGAGAACAACGTCCAGCGCATCGTGCTGGAGATGCTCGCCGTCACCCTCTCCAAGGACGCCCGCGCCCGCGCGGTGCAGCTCCCGGCCTGGAACGAGGCGCTGGGTCTGCCCCGCCCCTGGGACCAGCAGTGGTCGCTGCGCATCCAGCAGGTGCTGGCGCACGAGAGCGACCTGCTGGAGTACGACGACATCTTCGCCGGGTCGCACGTGGTCGAGGCGAAGGTGGAGTCCCTGGTCGCCGACAGCCTCGCCGAGATCGACCGCATCCAGCAGATGGGCGGTGCGATGGCCGCCGTGGAGTCGGGCTACCTCAAGTCCGAGCTGGTCGCCTCGCACGCGCGGCGGCGGGCCCGGATCGAGGCCGGCGAGGAGAAGATCGTCGGCGTCAACTGCTTCGAGTCCACCGAGCCCAGCCCGCTCACCGCCGACCTGGACACCGCGATCCAGACGGTGGACCCGGAGAACGAGGCCCGGGTGGTCGCCGCCCTGCACCGGTGGCGGGACGAGCGGGACGAGCACCGTGCCCAGGCGGCTCTGGCGGCGCTGAAGAAGGCCGCGGCGGGCGAGGAGAACCTCTTCGCGGCCACCCTGGAGTGCGCCCGGGCGGGCGTGACCACCGGCGAGTGGACCTGGGCGCTGCGCGACGTCTTCGGCGAGTACCGGGCGCCGACCGGGGTGTCCGGCGCGCCGGTCGCGGTCACCGCCGAGGCCGGCACCCCGCTGGCGGCGGTGCGCGCCAAGGTCGAACGGACCGCCGCGGAGCTGGGCACCGGCCGGCTGCGGCTGCTGGTCGGCAAGCCGGGCCTGGACGGGCACAGCAACGGCGCCGAGCAGATCGCGGTACGGGCCCGGGACGCCGGCTTCGAGGTGGTCTACCAGGGCATCCGGCTCACCCCGGAGCAGATCGTGGCGGCCGCGGTGGCCGAGGACGTGCACTGCGTGGGCCTGTCCATCCTCTCCGGCTCGCACGCCGCCCTGGTGCCGGACGTGCTGGACCGGCTGCGCCGGGCCGGGGCCGGTGACATCCCCGTCATCGCCGGCGGGATCATCCCCGCCGCCGACGCGGCGGCGCTCCGTGAGGCCGGGGTGGCCGCCGTCTTCACGCCGAAGGACTTCGGCATCACTGAGATCATCGGCCGTATCGTCGATCAGATCCGGACAGCGAACAAGCTCGACCCCCTGGAGGTCCCCGCATGA
- the ccrA gene encoding crotonyl-CoA carboxylase/reductase, producing MNEILDAILATDSTPADIAALPLPESYRAITVHKDEAEMFAGLSTREKDPRKSLHLDEVPVPELGPGEALVAVMASSVNYNSVWTSIFEPVSTFAFLERYGKLSPLTKRHDLPYHVIGSDLAGVVLRTGPGVNAWKPGDEVVAHCLSVELESADGHDDTMLDPEQRIWGFETNFGGLAEIALVKSNQLMPKPAHLSWEEAAAPGLVNSTAYRQLVSRNGAAMKQGDNVLIWGASGGLGSYATQFALAGGANPICVVSSPQKAEICRSMGAEAIIDRNAEDYRFWKDEHTQDPREWKRFGKRIRELTGGEDVDIVFEHPGRETFGASVYVTRKGGTIVTCASTSGYRHEYDNRYLWMSLKRIVGSHFANYREAWEANRLIAKGKIHPTLSKTYTLAETGQAAYDVHRNLHQGKVGVLCLAPEEGMGVRDHEMRARHIDAINRFRNI from the coding sequence GTGAACGAGATCCTGGACGCGATCCTCGCGACCGACAGCACGCCAGCGGACATCGCGGCCCTGCCCCTGCCCGAGTCGTACCGCGCGATCACCGTGCACAAGGACGAGGCCGAGATGTTCGCCGGCCTGTCCACGCGGGAGAAGGACCCGCGCAAGTCCCTCCACCTGGACGAGGTCCCGGTGCCCGAACTCGGCCCGGGCGAGGCCCTGGTCGCCGTGATGGCCAGCTCGGTCAACTACAACTCCGTGTGGACGTCGATCTTCGAGCCGGTCTCGACGTTCGCCTTCCTGGAGCGGTACGGCAAGCTCTCCCCGCTGACCAAGCGGCACGACCTGCCGTACCACGTCATCGGCTCCGACCTGGCCGGCGTGGTGCTGCGCACCGGCCCCGGGGTCAACGCCTGGAAGCCCGGCGACGAGGTGGTGGCCCACTGCCTGTCGGTGGAGCTGGAGAGTGCCGACGGCCACGACGACACCATGCTCGACCCCGAGCAGCGCATCTGGGGCTTCGAGACCAACTTCGGCGGCCTGGCCGAGATCGCGCTGGTGAAGTCCAACCAGCTGATGCCCAAGCCGGCGCACCTCAGCTGGGAGGAGGCCGCCGCGCCGGGCCTGGTCAACTCCACCGCCTACCGGCAGCTGGTGTCCCGCAACGGCGCCGCGATGAAGCAGGGCGACAACGTGCTGATCTGGGGTGCCAGCGGCGGCCTGGGCTCGTACGCCACCCAGTTCGCCCTGGCCGGCGGCGCCAACCCGATCTGTGTGGTCTCCTCCCCGCAGAAGGCGGAGATCTGCCGGTCGATGGGCGCCGAGGCGATCATCGACCGCAATGCCGAGGACTACCGGTTCTGGAAGGACGAGCACACCCAGGACCCCCGGGAGTGGAAGCGCTTCGGCAAGCGCATCCGCGAACTGACCGGCGGCGAGGACGTGGACATCGTCTTCGAGCACCCCGGCCGGGAGACCTTCGGCGCCAGCGTCTACGTCACCCGCAAGGGCGGCACCATCGTCACCTGCGCCTCCACCTCCGGCTACCGCCACGAGTACGACAACCGCTACCTGTGGATGTCGCTCAAGCGGATCGTCGGCTCGCACTTCGCCAACTACCGCGAGGCGTGGGAGGCCAACCGCCTGATCGCCAAGGGGAAGATCCACCCCACGCTGTCGAAGACGTACACCCTGGCCGAGACCGGCCAGGCCGCCTACGACGTCCACCGCAACCTGCACCAGGGCAAGGTCGGCGTGCTCTGCCTGGCCCCCGAGGAGGGTATGGGTGTGCGTGATCACGAGATGCGCGCCCGCCACATCGACGCCATCAACCGGTTCCGGAACATCTGA
- a CDS encoding TetR family transcriptional regulator has product MSQPVKSARSNRTSSSDSGESAGARRAAAQRLTMRRKLAAAAMELFATKGYEATTVDEIAAAAGVARRTFFRHFRSKEEAIFPDHDDTLVRAEAVLEAAPAHENPLDTVCRGIKEVMKMYAASPAASVERYRLTREVPALREAEIASVARYERLFTRYLLGHFDEGAHQAGDDDPLLAEVAASAVVTAHNHVLRRWLRAGGQGDVEAQLDHAFAIVRETFGTGIGAGRTEPGRGPAATVSKDSEVLVAVARTDAPLDEVMRAIERALKR; this is encoded by the coding sequence ATGTCCCAGCCCGTGAAGTCCGCCCGTTCGAACCGAACGTCTTCGTCCGACAGCGGCGAGAGCGCCGGCGCCCGCCGTGCCGCGGCCCAGCGTCTGACCATGCGCCGCAAACTGGCCGCCGCCGCGATGGAGTTGTTCGCGACGAAGGGCTACGAGGCGACGACGGTCGACGAGATCGCGGCGGCCGCGGGGGTCGCCCGGCGCACGTTCTTCCGCCACTTCCGCTCCAAGGAGGAGGCGATCTTCCCGGACCACGACGACACCCTGGTGCGGGCCGAGGCGGTGCTGGAGGCGGCGCCGGCGCACGAGAACCCGCTGGACACCGTGTGCCGGGGCATCAAAGAGGTCATGAAGATGTACGCCGCCTCGCCCGCCGCCTCGGTGGAGCGCTACCGGCTGACCCGTGAGGTGCCGGCGCTGCGGGAGGCCGAGATCGCCTCGGTGGCACGGTACGAGCGGCTGTTCACCCGGTACCTGCTGGGCCATTTCGACGAGGGCGCGCACCAGGCCGGGGACGACGACCCGCTGCTGGCCGAGGTGGCGGCGTCCGCCGTGGTCACCGCCCACAACCACGTGCTGCGGCGCTGGCTGCGCGCGGGCGGGCAGGGCGATGTGGAGGCCCAGCTGGACCACGCCTTCGCGATCGTGCGGGAGACCTTCGGGACCGGGATCGGGGCCGGCCGTACCGAGCCCGGCCGGGGGCCGGCCGCGACCGTCTCCAAGGACAGCGAGGTCCTGGTGGCGGTGGCGCGCACCGACGCCCCGCTGGACGAGGTGATGCGGGCCATCGAACGGGCCCTCAAGCGCTGA
- a CDS encoding 3-hydroxyacyl-CoA dehydrogenase family protein produces the protein MGTGIAEVLVRSGRRVIGIDVQEAAARRAVAALESSTARAVARGRLTGPERAEALARFGTAPDLAAAAAADLVVEVVPEDHSLKREVFAALDAVVRPDAILATGTNALSVTRLAAESAHPERVVGLHFFNPAPAMRLVEVVSSVLTSPTAVAAVTALARELGKEPVAVGDRPGFVADGLLFGYLNQAAAMYESRYATREDIDAAMRLGCGLPMGPLALLDLIGIDTARTVLEAMYERSRDRLHAPAPVLGQLSAAGLTGRKAGRGFYTYAAPGSAEVVPDGLTPAAPQEAAGGARPVRRVGVAGSGTMAGGIAEVFAKAGYQVVLAGRDAARAERAKARIGRSLERSVAKGRLTATARQEALDRITPAGSWAAFADVDLAVEAVAEDLEVKQRLFAELDAVCRPGAVLATTTSSLPVVACARATSRPQDVIGMHFFNPAPAMKLVEVVRTVLTSDAAHATVREVCGTLGKHPVDCGDRAGFIVNALLFPYLNNAVKMVQEHYASPDDIDTAMKLGGGYPMGPFELLDVVGLDVSLAIEKVLHREFRDPGLAPARLLEHLVAAGCLGRKTGRGFREYAKA, from the coding sequence ATGGGCACCGGCATCGCCGAGGTGCTGGTCCGGTCCGGCCGCCGGGTGATCGGCATCGACGTCCAGGAGGCGGCCGCGCGGCGGGCCGTCGCCGCGCTGGAGTCCTCCACCGCCCGCGCGGTGGCCCGGGGACGGCTCACCGGGCCGGAGCGCGCGGAGGCGCTCGCCCGGTTCGGCACCGCCCCGGACCTGGCCGCGGCGGCCGCCGCCGACCTGGTCGTCGAGGTGGTGCCGGAGGACCACTCCCTCAAGCGGGAGGTGTTCGCCGCGCTGGACGCGGTGGTCCGGCCGGACGCGATCCTGGCCACCGGCACCAACGCGCTGTCGGTCACCCGGCTGGCCGCGGAGTCGGCGCACCCGGAGCGCGTGGTCGGACTGCACTTCTTCAACCCCGCGCCGGCGATGCGGCTGGTGGAGGTGGTCTCCTCGGTGCTCACCTCCCCCACGGCGGTGGCCGCGGTCACCGCGCTCGCCCGGGAACTGGGCAAGGAGCCGGTGGCGGTGGGCGACCGGCCCGGTTTCGTCGCCGACGGCCTGCTCTTCGGCTACCTCAACCAGGCCGCGGCCATGTATGAGTCCCGGTACGCCACCCGGGAGGACATCGACGCCGCGATGCGGCTGGGCTGCGGGCTGCCGATGGGGCCGCTGGCGCTGCTGGACCTGATCGGCATCGACACCGCGCGGACCGTGCTGGAGGCGATGTACGAACGGTCCCGGGACCGGCTCCACGCACCGGCACCGGTGCTGGGGCAGCTGAGCGCGGCCGGGCTCACCGGCCGCAAGGCCGGCCGCGGCTTCTACACCTACGCCGCCCCGGGCAGTGCCGAGGTGGTGCCCGACGGACTCACCCCGGCCGCGCCCCAAGAGGCCGCCGGCGGCGCCCGCCCGGTGCGCCGGGTCGGGGTGGCCGGCTCGGGCACCATGGCCGGCGGCATCGCCGAGGTGTTCGCCAAGGCCGGGTACCAGGTGGTGCTCGCCGGCCGCGACGCCGCCCGGGCCGAGCGGGCCAAGGCCCGGATCGGGCGGTCCCTGGAGCGGTCGGTGGCCAAGGGGCGGCTGACCGCGACGGCGCGGCAGGAGGCGCTGGACCGGATCACCCCGGCCGGGTCGTGGGCGGCGTTCGCGGACGTGGACCTGGCCGTGGAGGCGGTCGCCGAAGACCTGGAGGTCAAGCAGCGGCTGTTCGCGGAGCTGGACGCGGTGTGCCGGCCGGGGGCGGTGCTGGCCACCACCACCTCCTCGCTGCCGGTGGTGGCCTGTGCCCGGGCCACCTCCCGCCCGCAGGACGTGATCGGGATGCACTTCTTCAACCCGGCGCCCGCGATGAAGCTGGTGGAGGTGGTGCGTACGGTGCTCACCTCCGACGCGGCGCACGCCACCGTCCGGGAGGTGTGCGGGACGCTCGGCAAGCACCCGGTGGACTGCGGGGACCGGGCCGGATTCATCGTCAACGCGCTGCTGTTCCCGTACCTGAACAACGCGGTGAAGATGGTCCAGGAGCACTACGCCTCGCCGGACGACATCGACACCGCCATGAAGCTGGGCGGCGGCTACCCGATGGGCCCGTTCGAGCTGCTGGACGTGGTCGGGCTGGATGTGTCGCTGGCGATCGAGAAGGTGCTGCACCGCGAGTTCCGTGATCCGGGCCTGGCCCCGGCCCGGCTGCTGGAGCACCTGGTGGCGGCGGGCTGCCTGGGGCGGAAGACCGGCCGCGGCTTCCGCGAGTATGCGAAGGCCTGA
- a CDS encoding SDR family NAD(P)-dependent oxidoreductase, producing MTRTPHRISGSDPARTTRPTGHTDPGDRAGHTGPGDPTDPAGTPAHTGPIGYGTPDLRGKVAVVTGAGTGIGRATARALAGAGAEVVALGRRPEPLAATAEGHPGVHPLPADITADGAPEEIVRRVLADHGRLDVLVNNAGVVRPGTFGEVTRELFGLQLATNLVAPALLAQAALEPLAEAGGVIVNVSTAVGLRAWPGGWVYASTKAALDTLTRSWAVELAPRGIRVVAVAPGAVETPIGEHGGFTPEQRARTREWQLANTPAGRVGHPGEVAWAITQLASPGASFVTGVVLPVDGGAVVG from the coding sequence ATGACGCGAACGCCACACCGCATCAGCGGCTCCGACCCCGCCCGCACCACGCGGCCCACCGGTCACACCGACCCCGGCGACCGGGCCGGGCACACCGGCCCCGGTGACCCCACCGACCCCGCCGGAACCCCGGCTCACACCGGCCCCATCGGTTACGGCACGCCGGACCTGCGCGGGAAGGTCGCCGTGGTCACCGGGGCCGGCACCGGCATCGGACGGGCCACCGCCCGTGCCCTGGCCGGCGCCGGGGCCGAGGTGGTGGCCCTGGGCCGCCGCCCGGAGCCGCTGGCCGCAACCGCCGAGGGCCACCCCGGGGTGCACCCGCTGCCCGCCGACATCACCGCCGACGGCGCGCCCGAGGAGATCGTCCGGCGGGTGCTGGCGGACCACGGACGGCTGGACGTCCTCGTCAACAACGCCGGTGTGGTGCGCCCCGGCACCTTCGGCGAGGTCACCCGCGAGCTGTTCGGGCTCCAGCTCGCCACCAACCTCGTCGCCCCGGCGCTGCTCGCCCAGGCCGCGCTGGAACCGCTGGCGGAGGCGGGCGGGGTGATCGTCAACGTCAGCACCGCCGTCGGCCTGCGCGCCTGGCCCGGCGGGTGGGTGTACGCCTCCACCAAGGCGGCCCTGGACACCCTCACCCGCAGCTGGGCGGTGGAGCTGGCACCGCGCGGCATCCGCGTGGTGGCGGTGGCCCCCGGTGCCGTCGAGACCCCGATCGGCGAGCACGGCGGATTCACCCCCGAGCAGCGGGCCCGTACCCGGGAGTGGCAGCTGGCGAACACCCCGGCCGGCCGCGTCGGCCACCCCGGGGAGGTGGCCTGGGCGATCACCCAGCTGGCCTCGCCCGGAGCCTCCTTCGTCACCGGGGTGGTGCTCCCGGTGGACGGCGGCGCGGTCGTCGGCTGA
- a CDS encoding MerR family transcriptional regulator, translated as MRIGELARRTGTTPRALRHYEQQGLIGSDRAANGYREYPERAVRRVRNIRHLLDAGLTLEDVRFFLPCLDGDVTAGPAGAEGLRIARDRLAVLDARIEAQTRVRDRLARAVAEAEAGAVAPAGAGAGVRAAGPPR; from the coding sequence GTGCGCATCGGTGAACTGGCCCGGAGGACCGGCACGACGCCCCGCGCGCTGCGCCACTACGAACAGCAGGGGCTGATCGGCTCGGACCGGGCGGCCAACGGCTACCGGGAGTACCCCGAGCGGGCGGTGCGACGGGTGCGCAACATCCGCCACCTGCTCGACGCCGGCCTCACCCTGGAGGACGTGCGGTTCTTCCTGCCCTGCCTGGACGGTGACGTCACCGCCGGCCCGGCCGGGGCGGAGGGGCTACGCATCGCCCGCGACCGGCTGGCGGTGCTCGACGCCCGGATCGAGGCGCAGACCCGGGTGCGCGACCGGCTGGCCCGCGCGGTCGCCGAGGCGGAGGCCGGAGCCGTGGCCCCGGCGGGTGCCGGCGCGGGGGTCAGGGCCGCCGGTCCTCCGCGGTGA
- a CDS encoding RidA family protein, producing the protein MTRLSHVAAPAGVAPGNGYSHVVWGTGRLVAVSGQIALDEQGRLVGEGDPDAQARQVFENLRRCLAAAGATFADVVKLTYFVTDMAFLPAVRRARDEVIDTARPPAGSAVQVAALVRPELLLEVEALAITAEDRRP; encoded by the coding sequence ATGACCCGGCTCAGCCATGTGGCCGCCCCGGCGGGCGTCGCCCCCGGCAACGGCTACAGCCACGTCGTCTGGGGCACCGGCCGCCTGGTGGCCGTCTCCGGGCAGATCGCCCTCGACGAGCAGGGACGACTGGTCGGCGAGGGCGACCCGGACGCCCAGGCCCGGCAGGTGTTCGAGAACCTGCGCCGTTGCCTGGCGGCGGCCGGGGCGACCTTCGCCGACGTGGTGAAGCTGACCTACTTCGTCACCGACATGGCGTTCCTGCCGGCGGTCCGCCGGGCGCGGGACGAGGTGATCGACACCGCACGGCCGCCGGCCGGCTCGGCGGTGCAGGTGGCGGCGCTCGTCCGGCCCGAACTGCTGCTGGAGGTGGAGGCGCTGGCGATCACCGCGGAGGACCGGCGGCCCTGA
- a CDS encoding Rv2578c family radical SAM protein codes for MRWDNLAPDGGAAAPALFGAGAVTTRTFDTPEFRGITFHEVRARSILNRVPGASRMPFEWTVNPYRGCTHACVYCFARKSHGYLDLDTGLGFDSQIVVKTNTPELLRRELASPRWRGEHVAMGTNVDCYQRAEGRYRLMPGVLAALTERANPFSILTKGTLILRDLELLRAAADVTDVGVSVSVGFTDPELWRTVEPGTPSPGRRLDVVRTLTAHGIPCGVLMAPVIPWLGDRPDQLRDTVRAVAAAGATSVTPLVLHLRPGAREWFMSWLARHHPGLVPRYEALYANGAYAPTAYQRRITRQVHELAAEYGIGPAPAGAARRVSRPAPAPDGPPPATQLSLL; via the coding sequence ATGCGCTGGGACAACCTCGCCCCCGACGGCGGAGCCGCCGCCCCCGCCCTCTTCGGCGCCGGTGCGGTGACCACCCGCACCTTCGACACCCCCGAGTTCCGGGGGATCACCTTCCACGAGGTGCGGGCGCGGTCGATCCTCAACCGGGTGCCGGGCGCCTCCCGGATGCCGTTCGAGTGGACGGTCAACCCCTACCGCGGCTGCACCCACGCGTGCGTCTACTGTTTCGCGCGCAAGTCCCACGGCTACCTCGACCTCGACACCGGGCTGGGGTTCGACTCCCAGATCGTGGTGAAGACCAACACCCCCGAACTGCTCCGCCGGGAGCTGGCGTCCCCCCGCTGGCGCGGCGAGCACGTCGCCATGGGCACCAACGTGGACTGCTACCAGCGGGCGGAAGGCCGGTACCGGCTGATGCCCGGCGTCCTGGCCGCGCTCACCGAACGGGCCAACCCGTTCTCCATCCTCACCAAGGGCACGCTGATCCTGCGCGACCTGGAGCTGCTGCGGGCGGCGGCGGACGTGACCGACGTGGGGGTCTCGGTCTCGGTCGGCTTCACCGACCCGGAGCTGTGGCGCACGGTCGAACCGGGCACGCCCTCCCCCGGCCGGCGGCTGGACGTGGTGCGCACCCTGACCGCCCACGGCATCCCGTGCGGGGTGCTGATGGCACCGGTGATCCCCTGGCTGGGCGACCGCCCCGACCAGCTGCGGGACACCGTGCGGGCGGTGGCGGCGGCCGGGGCCACCTCGGTCACCCCGCTCGTGCTCCACCTGCGGCCCGGCGCCCGGGAGTGGTTCATGTCCTGGCTGGCCCGCCACCACCCGGGACTGGTGCCGCGCTACGAGGCGCTGTACGCGAACGGCGCCTACGCGCCCACGGCGTACCAGCGGCGGATCACCCGGCAGGTGCACGAACTGGCCGCGGAGTACGGCATCGGCCCGGCGCCGGCCGGGGCGGCCCGCCGGGTGTCCCGGCCTGCCCCGGCACCGGACGGCCCACCCCCGGCCACCCAGCTGTCCCTGCTGTGA
- a CDS encoding SRPBCC family protein, protein MGQVEATTERVVRGKPEDVFDALADYRGTRPELLPEQFSEYEVREGGDGAGTVVHWRLQATSKRVRDCLLEVTEPSEGQLVEKDRNSSMVTTWTVTPAGEGLSRVTVTSVWNGAGGIGGFFERTFAPKGLGRIYDAVLARLAERFEK, encoded by the coding sequence ATGGGGCAGGTCGAGGCCACCACGGAGCGGGTCGTCAGGGGCAAGCCGGAGGACGTGTTCGACGCCCTCGCCGACTACCGCGGAACGCGCCCCGAACTGCTCCCCGAGCAGTTCAGCGAGTACGAGGTGCGCGAGGGCGGCGACGGCGCGGGCACCGTGGTGCACTGGCGCCTGCAGGCCACCAGCAAGCGGGTGCGCGACTGCCTGCTGGAGGTCACCGAGCCCAGCGAGGGGCAGCTGGTGGAGAAGGACCGCAACTCCTCCATGGTCACCACCTGGACCGTCACCCCGGCCGGGGAGGGGCTCTCCCGGGTCACCGTGACCAGTGTCTGGAACGGCGCCGGCGGCATCGGCGGCTTCTTCGAGCGGACCTTCGCGCCCAAGGGGCTCGGCCGCATCTACGACGCCGTACTCGCCCGGCTGGCCGAGCGGTTCGAGAAGTAG